A genomic stretch from Styela clava chromosome 5, kaStyClav1.hap1.2, whole genome shotgun sequence includes:
- the LOC120344263 gene encoding uncharacterized protein LOC120344263 isoform X1, with amino-acid sequence MKVILPNERSSFLKAEERPSDLAGNKKLHSSEQKDNLPVEKVTTKFYYRPRNYHGRCFTPCVPINNVERRVNKALSRLVRDCNRKELNDDDRLEKLADTIESPMFNHDLIETKSSLENVLYFDNSYRRQFDKEEEILALDSDMNSNSLKKVRFNKELSESTPGITSTTKKAGNNIKQTQLQSTQVPVRRVAIRPAKVFSDSLI; translated from the exons ATGAAGGTTATATTACCCAATGAGCGTAGTTCATTTCTGAAGGCAGAGGAAAGACCATCTGATTTAGCAGGGAATAAGAAGCTGCATAGCAGTGAGCAGAAAGATAATCTTCCTGTTGAGAAAGTCACAA CTAAATTTTATTACAGACCAAGAAATTATCATGGAAGATGCTTCACACCATGTGTGCCAATAAATAATGTTGAAAGGAGAGTAAACAAGGCTTTATCACGTTTAGTTAGAGATTGTAATAGAAAGGAATTGAATGATGATGATAGATTAGAGAAACTTGCTGATACAATTGAATCACCGATGTTTAATCATGACCTTATTGAGACAAAGTCTTCTCTGGagaatgttttatattttgataa TTCATACAGGAGACAGTTTGATAAAGAAGAGGAGATATTAGCATTAGATTCAGACATGAACTCAAATTCTTTAAAAAAG GTGAGATTTAATAAAGAACTGTCAGAAAGTACACCAGGGATTACAAGTACTACTAAAAAGGCTGGAAATAATATAAAGCAAACGCAGCTACAAAGTACACAGGTTCCAGTCAGACGAGTTGCTATAAGACCAGCGAAAGTATTCAGTGATAGTTTGATATAA
- the LOC120344263 gene encoding uncharacterized protein LOC120344263 isoform X2 produces MKVILPNERSSFLKAEERPSDLAGNKKLHSSEQKDNLPVEKVTSGPRNYHGRCFTPCVPINNVERRVNKALSRLVRDCNRKELNDDDRLEKLADTIESPMFNHDLIETKSSLENVLYFDNSYRRQFDKEEEILALDSDMNSNSLKKVRFNKELSESTPGITSTTKKAGNNIKQTQLQSTQVPVRRVAIRPAKVFSDSLI; encoded by the exons ATGAAGGTTATATTACCCAATGAGCGTAGTTCATTTCTGAAGGCAGAGGAAAGACCATCTGATTTAGCAGGGAATAAGAAGCTGCATAGCAGTGAGCAGAAAGATAATCTTCCTGTTGAGAAAGTCACAAGTGG ACCAAGAAATTATCATGGAAGATGCTTCACACCATGTGTGCCAATAAATAATGTTGAAAGGAGAGTAAACAAGGCTTTATCACGTTTAGTTAGAGATTGTAATAGAAAGGAATTGAATGATGATGATAGATTAGAGAAACTTGCTGATACAATTGAATCACCGATGTTTAATCATGACCTTATTGAGACAAAGTCTTCTCTGGagaatgttttatattttgataa TTCATACAGGAGACAGTTTGATAAAGAAGAGGAGATATTAGCATTAGATTCAGACATGAACTCAAATTCTTTAAAAAAG GTGAGATTTAATAAAGAACTGTCAGAAAGTACACCAGGGATTACAAGTACTACTAAAAAGGCTGGAAATAATATAAAGCAAACGCAGCTACAAAGTACACAGGTTCCAGTCAGACGAGTTGCTATAAGACCAGCGAAAGTATTCAGTGATAGTTTGATATAA